The genomic DNA GTTCGTGTAAAGCATAACTACACCTAAGGAGAATAACCAAATGGAATTTTTTAATAAACTAAGTCAAAACAAAATTTATAAAAAAATAATGAAAACTCCTCTTTCCTATAATGCAGGAGCTATACTTCTCGGAGTTACCGCAACTGCTCATCTTGCAGTTTTCAAAGAAGCTTGGAGTGTTACAGGACCTTTTACAGTATGGGGAGCTAAATTTTTCCGTTTTATAGGTATTGATACTACCCAGTGGAGCTATTTCACTGCCAATCCCGGTTTAAAACGGGCTATAATAATTCCTGTTTTGAAAAGTGGGGGCTCCATAAGAAATATAGGTATAATCGTCGGTGCAACCTTAGCGGCTTTATATGCCTCAGAATTTAAAATCAGAAAAATAAAAGGAAAAAAGCAGCTTTTCGGAGCAATGGCAGGAGGATTTCTTATGGGTGTCGGAGCAAGACTTGCAGCCGGTTGTAATATCGCCGCTCTGTTTTCAGCCTTATCGGCACTGTCATTAACAGGCTGGCTCTTTGCAGCTTCTCTTTTAACAGGAGCGGTTATAGGAAGTAAAATACTAATAAATTTCATTATGAAAGAATAAAAATATGGATAAAACAAAAGAATTTTATGATGTTGTCATTATCGGAGGAGGAAGTGCAGGACTTACAGCAGGAATTTATTGCGGACGGGCAAAACTGAACACTCTTATAATTGAAAAATCTTTAATCGGAGGTTTGGCGACATATACAAATGAAGTAGAAAATTATCCCGGTTTTCCTGAAAAAATTACAGGAACGGAACTGATGAACCTGTTTCATAAACAGGCAAAAAAATTCGGCGTTAAATTCAAGCAGACTCCTGTAAGAGCTGTAAATTTAACTCATGAAAGGAAAACTGTCGAAACATTCAGAAACATATACGAAGCTAAAGCGGTAATAATCGCTTCGGGAGGAAAGCCCCGATTGACAAATGCTCCTAACGAAGAAAAATTTTTATACGGCAAAGGCATTTCTTTCTGTGCAACTTGTGATGCAGCAGCTAATATTGATAAAACTGTTATGGTTGTCGGAAATGGAGATTCCGCCATTGAAGAAGGGATATTCCTTACAAAGTTTGCTAAAAAAGTAATTGTTTCAGTTACTCGTGATGTGGGTAATCTCAAATGTCATCATGCAGCAAAAGAAGAGGCTTTTAAAAATAAAAAAATGGAATTTATATGGAACACAAGAGTACATTCGTTTGAAAGCAAAGGAGAATTTCTTGAAAAAGTAATATTGAAAAATACAAAAAATGATAAACTTCTTTCTTTTAAAGTTGACACATGTTTTCTGTTTATAGGATATAATCCGGATACTGAAATTTTTAAAAATATTGTTAATATGACTTCTGACGGATATATTCCTACAAATGAAAAAATGGAAACAAATATAAAAGGAGTATATTGTGTAGGAGATGCAAGAAACAAATCTTTAAGGCAAATTTCCACTGCTGTAAATGACGGTGCTATAGCAGGTTATTATGCTGAAAAATATATTTCTGAAAATGGAAACCGAACAAAATAATTCTATTACGTAAGTTAAAAATTTAAATATAGAATCTAAGTATAAATAATACTGACAAAAATAAATAAAATTAAAAAAGGTTATTTCGCAAAATGAAGAATAATTTATAAATTATAAATTTATATTTTTATTAAATTTTTAAAAATAATTATTATAAAACTTGTAAAATTATGAATTTTTCTATCTTCTCGAAATAGCCTTTTTTCGTTTTTTTAATATTTTTATGAATTTTTTAAAAATTGATTTCTCTCCTTATATGATACAGAATACAAAAAATAAGCCAATTATACAAGGCACACCTTAAAACTGAAGAGGGAGAGAAATGGTAAGAAACTTACAGCAAATCAAAGAAAATCTATCCAAATGGACACAAAGCGAACTTGAAAAAATGGTACAGGAAAACATAAACAATAAAGATAAGCTGATAGGAATACATTTTAAAAACCGGCAAAGAACTACATCTTTAGAAAACAAGGAAAAAGAAATTGAAAGAAGTCGGAGGAAAAATATTCGGACCGACAATCATGGTTAAATTATAAAAGTGCATATTTTGCCCTTTATATTGCACCTGATTATATTAGAAACTACTATCTTGAAAAAGACGGTAAAAATCCTCCTATATTGTATTTAGAAAAATTTCCGAAAGAATTTGTAGCAATAATATCCTTATCTGAAGTCAAAATGGGATTTTCCGATGGATTAAAAAAATAGGGAATAATATAAAAAGCGATATGAAAAAAAGAAATTTGAAAGAAGGAGAAAAATTCCATTTTCAATATGATGATGTAAAAGAAATAGTAAAACTACTCTTTAAAGGAAGTCTTGAATAGGGAACAACAACTTTACAAATAAAAAATATTTCAGGAACTGTTACTAAGAAAAATGGAGAATATGAAGTAAAAGTCAACTATAACCCTTCATTAGAAGATAGTTTTCAGGATGTCCTCGATTTATTTAATATTGAAAAAAATAAAAGAGAATTTAAAGGAGGTAAACCGTTTCAAATAAAAACAAAAGGTATTCCTTCATCATATACATTTTCAGTAAAAAATTTGGAACAGATATCTGAAGAATTAAAAAAAGCATATTCAAAAACGGTCAGACCGGAAAAATTATCCGAAGCAGTAAAAAAAATAATTAGAAATATGCAACATTATATCCGATAGATTAGGAGAACAATAAAATGAAAAAAAATTAAATATAAAAAAATCATTTTAATAACTATTGCTGTTATTCCGGGTATTCTTTCAAGTTTTTTTCCGGCAATAATAATCCTCTTCTATATCGGATTATATTTTGCTTCGGAATATACTATGAATGTTTTTGAAATAAATAATGATAATTATATTGTAAAAGTAATAGAAGAAATGGATCTTAGGGGAGCAGGAGTGGGAACGGACCTTTTTTCCTATGAAAATAAAAATAATAAAAAATATATAGGATGTGGAACACTCATTTTAATAGGATATGATACTAAAAAAGAGTATCTTTATGGAAAATCCGAGTATGGTGATAAGGAAAACGGTATCGGAATATATCAAGATAATAATATTTTAATAGAAAGTGACAATTTATATGCAGAACATAAAACTACAGAAGAAAGTGATTACAGTTTTAAACTTCTGAAAAAGCAATGTACAGAATATTTTATTTTAAATTTGAAAACGGGTGAATATAAAGGAAGTCTATCTGAAGAACAACAGCAAAAAATTCTTTCAGAGAAAGAAATTAAAACTCCAATGTTGCCAATACAGAATTTTTTAAAATTAAACGGAAAAAAAATAAAAAATTATGAAGAATATGAACCATGGATGACAGAACATTAATATGTTCGATAAATTTTCTTATAACTTTTGAAACCGAAAGTTATTTTAAAAATTTGAAGGGACTATCAAAATGAAAAAAAAGATAAATCTAAAAAAAAAATTTTTTTATAATATTTTTATATATTTTAGGTGTTATTTTCTTAAGTATTTTTTTGTAATAATGTTTTTTATGTATATTTTAATAACGGCATTAATAAATTAATATAAACAAAAAATAACATTTTAAAATAAAAATTAGACTATTTAGATATTCTGTTGTATAATTAAATATACAATGTATTCTATATAGTCTTTTTATAATAATTTTTTTAAATTAAAATTAATAAACCGACATAATTTTAATCAAAAATAACTGTAAAAATAAATCTTGAAAGGAACTTTAATTTTATGCTCAAAATAAACTGTCTTGGCTATAACTGTCCACTCCCTGTAATAATGCTACGTGAAAAACACTCTCATATTATAAGCGGAAAAAAAGTTCTTCTCGTAACTGATCACAGCCTTGCACTGCACAATATTGAATATTACTGTACACTGAATAAATTCAGATATACAACTGAGGAAGTTCTTAAAGGTGTATGGGAAATCACTATCAGTAAATAAATTTTGATATATGTTTTTCTATATATGAAATAACTCTTTTCAATCCGTCAGCTTCGGAAAATCTTTTTACAAGACTTATATTCTGAATAATGGAGAAATTATTAATGTTCACTATTTTAAGTTCTTTATTATAAAGTTCCTTTTTTATAGTTGAATAAGGTAGAAAAGCCAGACCATATCCATTTATTACACATGACTTTATCGCATCTATACTTTCCAGATTGTATGTAAATTTATAATTTTCAAAACCTTTTATATATTTTGAAACTGTTTTCGTAATTTCATTCTCAGTAGATATATTTATTAAATCATACTTGCTTAATTCTTTCACTGTTATAAAATCAGGATATTTTTTTGATATATTTGATGCAATAAGAAGTATTTCCTCTTCAAATATTTTTTTGCTTGTAAGAATACAGTTATTTTTAATATTTTCTGAAAGAAAACCTATATCACACCTTTCTCTTACAAGTTCTTCTTCTATTGTAAAACTGTCACTCCTGCTGTAAAGCTCCACAGATATATTGGGATAATGCTGCTTCAGATGATAAATCACACAAGGTAGAGAATAATTACACATTGTAGGAACTGCGGATATTCTGATTTTTTTTACATTATTTTTTTTATCTTCAAGTTCCTTTTTCATTTCATATAAAAGATTTTCAGACATGGAAAAATATTTATAAACTATTTTCCCTTCTTCTGTCAGTTCAATTCCTTTGTTACTTCTGACAAACAAAAAAACTCCCAGTTCTTTTTCCAGATTTTTCAGCTGCTGGGATAATGCAGGCTGAGAAATATAAAGCTTATCGGCCGCTTTGGAAATACTCCCTTCTTCTGCCGTTTTTAAAAAAAATTCACAAATCTCATTCAGCATTATATTTCCCTCCTATCTTTCAAAACAAATTTTCATATATTCTTGTATCAAACTTTTCTATATCCTATTTTCTTTATTATCCGAGTTCCTCTTTAACTTTTTCTATAAGTTCTTTAATATATTTATTCACTATATCCTGAGTTTCAGCTTCTACCATTACTCTTATAAAAGGTTCAGTCCCTGATGCTCTTACGAGAATTCTTCCTTTTCCATTTATTTCCTGCTCTTTTACTTTAATAAAATCCGTCAGTGCTTTATTACTTTCCCATGCAGCTTTTTTCTCTTTGGACACTGTTACATTCTGTAATTCCTGTGGCCATAATTTTATATCTTTTACAAGCTCATTTAAAGTTTTTCCACTTTCCAATATCGCTGAAACCAATTGAATTGATGATAGGACTCCATCTCCTGTAGTATTGTAATCAAGCATAAGAATATGCCCTGACTGTTCTCCCCCGAGATTGAGTCCGAATTCTTTCATCTTTTCAAGAACATATCTATCACCTACATTGGCTCTTATTAATCCTATACCGTTTTCTTCCAGATATTTTTCAAATCCCATATTGCTTGATACTGTGGTAACTACCTTATTATCATTTAAAAGACCTTTCTTTTTAAAACTTTCAGCAATTATAGCTATTATAAGATCACCGTCTATTATATGCCCTTTATGATCTACAGCTATAAGTCTATCCGCATCTCCATCATAAGCCAGTCCCAAGTCTGCATTATACACTTTTACTACATCCTGTAACAGTTCAGGATGGGTAGACCCACAATCAACATTTATATTTTTCCCATTAGGTATGTTATTTATAACTATTATATCCGCACCTAATCTCTGAAAAATTTTTGAGGCGACTCTATATGCCGCACCGTTCGCAGCATCAATCACTATTTTTGTACCTTTAAAACTTCTTTTTACTGTAGATTCAAGAAAATCAAGATATATTCTCATATCATCTTCCACATATTTAAATCTCCCTAAATCATCCCCCGATATTTGGTGTTTTAAAAGCTCTTCTCGATTTTCCATAAGAGCTTCGAGCTCTTCTTCAATATTATCAGGCAACTTATATCCATTTTGACTGAAAATTTTAATTCCGTTATCTTTTACAGGGTTATGCGAAGCCGATATCATTATTCCCGCATCAGCATTCAACTTCCTTGTGAGATAACATACTCCCGGAGTAGGAAGAACTCCTACAAAGTCAATATGTACTCCCATTGAAGTCAATCCGGCCGACAGTGCGGATCTTATCATATATCCGGATATTCTAGTATCCGTTCCCAAAATTACTTTAGGTTTTACCGCTTCTTTCTTATTTTTTTTCAAATAATATCCCAGAGCCAATCCTAAATCCGTTACAAGATCAATTGTAAGGTCTTTATTGGCTTCTCCACGCATACCGTCTGTTCCGAAATATTTTCTAGCCATTTTTCCTCCTAAATATTTTATTAATGTATATATTATTTCTTATTATTTACTATTTTTAATATCGATTTACTATTTTTAACTTTTTCAATAAGTTTTTCTTCTACTAAAGGAAGTACTATAGTTATTTCCGTACCTTTCCCGAGTTCAGACTTTACTTCTATTTTTCCATTATGTATTTCCACTATTCTCTTAACAATGGCAAGCCCAAGTCCTGTTCCTCCCGTAGCTTTGGTTCTTGATGCATCAACTCTGTAAAATCTTTCAAATACTCTTTTGGCATCTTCATCGGTCATTCCCACGCCTTCATCTTTTATAGTAATTCTTCCTTTATTGTTTTTCTTTTCCGAAATTATATAAATATTAGTATTTTTATCGGAATATTTTACTGCATTTTCTATTAATGCTCTGACTGCCTGTTGAAGTAGTGTCGTATCCGCTTTAATTTTATAATCCTCAGATTTTTCCAAATTAAATACGTGGTCTTTCACTGATACTACCGTATCGGAATATATCTGTTGAATAAACTCACTCGTATCTATTTCGGAAAAATTAGTGTTTATTTTAGTAACTTCTCCTTTAGCAAGAAATAAAAGCTTCTGTACAAGGCTTTTCATATTTTCCGCTTCATTTATTATGGAATCTATAGACTCTTCAAAAATTTCCATATCAGTAAGCCTTCTTTTCTTTATAATTTCCGCATAGCCTTTTATTATTGCCAGAGGTGTACGTAGCTCATGTGAAGCATCAGACACGAATTTTGACTGATTGTCAAAAGAAAATTCGAGTCTGTCAAGCATTTCATTTATAATCAATGTCAGGTTCTGTAATTCATCTTCCGTTTTCGGAACATCGATTCTTTTACTCAAATCATCCGTATTAATAGTTTTCGCTGTTTTTATAATACTGTTTACAGGTCTTAAAATCCTTTTACTTAACAGCCTTGACATAATTACTGTAATAATTACTCCTATTAAAGAAAATAGGACAATAAGAAGCTGTAATCTATTATATATTTTTGTTTCCTGATTTACATTTTTCAATACATAAATGTCAACTGTATATTCTCTTATGCCTGCTTTCATTTTTCTGCTTACTTTAAATACATGATAAATATCACTGTCAGAATCATTTTCCGCTATTTTTTTATCAGAAAGCCTTATATCTTTTCCTTTGATGTCATTTTCCTTTATATTGTTATTTTCTATAGTATCTATAATCCCCTGTCCCTGACTTGCCATATTTTCCCTATCAAGTCCCGTATCAAGAATGTCCACGGGAGTGACACTGTTCAATAATATCTGCCTTGTCTCTTCAGACTTTGCCTGCATTAAATAAAGATACTCACTGTCTCCGGGATTAAATGGACGTCTAAGATATACTATCCTTTCACCTTGAAGCTGTCCTGACGGTGATTCCCACTGAAATTGCTCGGATCTTGAGTAAACTGCCCATTTGTCAAGATATTCATTTAACTCTTCCTGTTTTGCTGCAGCAGCCATTTGAAGTGATCTTGAATTTTCTTTTTTTAGAATATAAATAAGTACAAAATTGGAAATTAATATTAACGCTAAAAATAGAAGAACGTAACTCATTGAAATACGGTCTTCTAATTTTATTTTTTTCATAGATTATCTCCTTATTTAAAAATAAATCCGATTCCTCTTACTGTTTGGATAAATTTTCTCTCATAAGGTTTATCCACTTTATCCCTTAAATATTTAATATAAAGATCCAGAATGTTGTCATTTCCTATGTAATCAAATCCCCAAACCTCTTCAAGTATTTTATCTCTCGATAAAACTATCCCTTTATTCAGAACAAGGAAATCAAGAAGTTCAAATTCTCTTTTTGAAAGAGATATAAGTGTTTCTCCTCTGAATACTTCATAAGTGGAATAATTGATTTTTAAATCTTCAAACTCAAATACTCCTTTATGATCTACCGTCTTTTTAGTTCTTCTTAAAAGAGCCTTTATTCTTGCAAGAAGTTCTTCATTTGAAAAAGGTTTCGTCATATAGTCATCTGCACCGTAGTCAAATCCTACTATCTTATCACTTATTTCGTCTTTTGCCGTAAGCATAATAATAGGTACTTGAGAACCTTCTCTTATTCTTTTACACACTTCCATGCCGCTCATTTTCGGAAGCATAACGTCAAGTAAAATTAAATCATATGAACCGTATTTTGCCATATTAAGACCTTCTTTACCGTCATAGGCGAAAAATACGTCAAATCCTTCAAATTTCAATTCTATTTCCAATAATCTGGAAATTTTCGGATCATCTTCAATTACTAATATTTTCTCTCTCATAATATCACCACTTCATTTTTTATTTTAATACATTATACACTAATTTATGAAAAAATAGTAGAGTATAATACTCTACCATTTTAAAATCGTGTATTTACCTCTTCACAAAAGAGTATATGTCATCATACTTTGATTTATTTTTAGATTGACTTTGAAAAAACTTAAACATTTTATTAAAATGACTTTCTATAAAGTGTTCTCTCCCATTTCCATATCACTATCCGATTGTCCTTCAGGCAATTTTACTCTTATTAAGTCCATCGGCTCCATTTTTACATCTGTTTTTACTATAGCAATCGTGTTCGGGTGAGCAACTTCGATAATTTCATTATTTTTAGTATTCAGAAAATTTTCTATTTTAAATTTTACAGGATCCTGCTTGGGTCTCATAAGTTCAAGAGTGTCAGCTGCAAATACACGATTTCTTATTTGCCATATATATCTGCTGTCATCCAATTTTTCTATTACCTTGGCTACCAGTTGATAAGTCTGACTGTAAGATGAACCTGTATTATAATTTTGATCCTCTTCTGTAGTTACACCGAGATAAAAGCCTTTGGAATACAGTCTATGACTTATTGTTTGAAGTTCATACAACCATTTCGGATTGTATTTATAATCCCCTGAATAATATGAATCTAAAGCCTGTCTGTACTGCTTGACAACAGTGGAATTATAATATATGCTTTTCATTCTTCCTTCTATTTTCAAAGAATCTACTCCTGTTTCAAGAACTTTATCTATAAATTCTATTGTACATAAATCTTTTGCATTGAATATAAATGTACTTCCATGTTCTTCAACAATGTCATGAGCTCCTTTTTCTTCATGACCTTCTGCTATCACTTTATAATTCCATCTGCAATCTTGAGCGCATATCCCTCTATTGGCATCACGTGAAGTAAAATAATTGCTTAACAGGCATCTTCCTGAAATAGCCATACACATTGCTCCATGTATAAATACTTCTATTTCAACATCAGGTACTTTTTCCTTAATTGTCCTTATTTCCGTAAGAGACATTTCTCTTGCAAGAATTACTCTTTTAGCTCCCATATCACGCCATGTTTTTACACTCATCCAGTTTGTATTATTAGCTTGCGTACTTACATGTATAGGTAAGTTCGGTGCATGTTCTCTTACTAACTGAAATACTCCCAAGTCCGCCACTATTACCGCATCAGCCCCATACTCATCAAGTAATTTGATAAATCTCGGCATATACTCTATTTCAGAATTATGAGCGAATATGTTTAAAGTCACATATATTTTCTTCCCTAAACTGTGAACATAATCTATTGCTTCCCTTAATTCACTATTTTTAAAATTTGAGGACATTCCCCTTAAATTGAATGCACTGCCTCCTACGAAACACGCATCCGCTCCGAAATGAAAAGCTGTCTTTAATTTTTCCATATTACCTGCGGGCGCAAGTAACTCAACTTTTCTTTTTTGTTGCATTTTCCCTCCTTGAATTTATATTAATTTAGTTATTTATACGTTATTCTGTATACTTCAGTTGTAATGAAAAATCACCCCGTTTTCATTCTTTTCTCATCTTTTATTCAGGATACATATTTGCACGGGCATCACTTATTACATTTACAAACTGTTGATAGCTCGGTCTGAATCCTAAAATTATAGTCCCTGTGGGTCCACTTCTGTGCTTTCCGATAATTACCTCCACTGATTCTATTTCGGGATTTATCTTTTCAAAACTGTTAGAATGTTGTCCCGTATAACTTTGAGGCATATTAGGATCATTAAATCCTTGACTTCCCTGCTGACCTTGATCTTCTTTCTGATAATAAGCTTCCCTATAAAGGAACATTACCATATCGGCATCCTGTTCTATTGCTCCCGACTCTCTTAAATCAGACAATATGGGTCTTTTATTTGTTCTTGACTCCACACTTCTTGATAATTGTGATAATGTAATAATAGGAATATCCAATTCTTTAGCAATAATTTTAAGAGATCTGGAAATTTCTGAAATTTCCTGTTCTCTACTTTTTTTTGAACCTTCTGACGGTGTTATGAGCTGTAAATAGTCAATAAGCATAAAATCCAGTTTCCCTTCAGCTTTCAATCGTCTTGCCACCGCCTTTATCTCAAGTATATTTACACTTGATGAGTCGGAAATATAAAGTGGAAGTTCGGATAATCTTCCCATGCTGTTTCCTAAGAGGGTGTAATCATCATTCGTCAATGTTCCGTCTTTTATAGATTTCAGCTTTATTTTTGAATCAATTGAAAGAAGTCTTTCAAAAAGTTGCTCATTTCCCATTTCCAGACTGAATATAAGTACATGTTTTCCTGATTTTGCCACATTTAAAGCAAGATTTAATGCAAATGCCGTTTTCCCCATGGCAGGTCTTGCAGCGAGAATTATAAGGTCTGAGCCGTGAAATCCGCTCGTAAGAGTGTCATAATCGGTAAAACCTGAGCTCATTCCTCTTAATCCCCCTTTATATTTGGACATTTCATCCAGACTGGAAATTTTCAGTCCCGCCAGTTCTCTCAATGAAACTACGTCTTTTTTCTGTTTTGATTCGGCTATTTTAAATATCATACTTTCAGCTTTATCAAGCATTTTGTCGACTTCATCATAGCCTCTGTAAGCCATTCTTGTGATCCTTTCTCCTGTTTCTATGAGTTGCCTCTGGACCGAACGCTCTTTTATAATCTGTGCATAAGTCACAGCATTGGCGGCGGTAGGCACTACATCAGTCAAATCATATAATATATCTTCTCCGCCTATTTCATCTAAAAGGTTCTGATATTCAAGGGAATCTTTAATAACAAGCACATCTATAATTTTCCCTGTATTATAGACATTAAGCATTTCATTAAATATTATTCTGTAATTATTTTTGTAAAAGTCTGCTGCCGATACTATTTCAATCACATCTCCGACAACATCGGGTTTTATGAAAATCGAACCGAGCAAAGCTTCTTCAGCTTCAATACTGTAAGGTATTTTCAGTTCGTTTTCATTTTTATTTTCACTGAATAATTCCATAATTTATTATTCCTGTCCTTCCAATTTCACTTTTATTATTGCTTTAACCTCAGAATGAAGCTTTATTTCCACATCGTGTTCACCAAGCTCTTTCATTCTTGAATCCGAAGATATTTTTTTCTTATCTATCTCTATATTCAGTTGCTCTTTTATTGCTTCCGCTATTTCTTTACCTCCGACAGAACCGAATACTTTTCCGTTATTTCCCGACTTTACTTTCAGAACTATTTCTTTCGAATTTAATAATTCTTTCAGTTCACTTGCTTTTTTTACATCATTGTCATGATTTCTTTTTATTTTTTCATTTCTATTTTTCAGTTTATTTATATTCTCAGGAGTTGCAGGTACTGCCTTATTTTGAGCAAATAAAAAATTATTTGCATATCCGTCCTTTACTTCAACAATTTCATCCTTCTTTCCTACACCTTTTATTGTGTCTTTTAAAATTACTTTTACTTTCATTACTTTCCTCCTATCATATTTAAATAATCGTATACTATTAAATAATTTTTATTATGACATAATTATGTCATATTCACTATTATACTTCTTATTTTTTATATTTTCCCGTTTTACAACTTTATATTTTATTTTATATTCTATTTTTTATCAATTATTTCACCTTCGAAAAAATCAATCACTTTATTTATAAAGTCATCTCCCGAATGCTCCTTTGCTTTTCCTTCAAAAACAGTATCTATTAAAACATCCGAACTACATATTTTATTTATTATCTTTTCTATTTTTATCCTGTTTTCATTTTCCATTATTTTATCACTATGAAATTTATGTCCTTCAGGAAATCTTATTAAAAGAATGTTTCCGTCTATCTTTTCAGGATATGTATCGGATAAAAGAGCTTCAAGCATTACACTTTTCTTTTTTATCTCCTTTTTTATATCCGCCCATTTTTCTTCAAACATCTCAATAGTATAATATATTGATTTCATATTACTTATGTCTGTTTCCGAAATATCCGACACATTTGTCGCCGCTGCCGAAATATTTTCACCGTTTTTCCCTATTAAAGAACTGTTTTCAGCTTTTCTTTTACTTACCGAAACCGAATTTCCACTGCCTGAAGATATTCCTGATACCTTTTCATTAATATTCACTGTATTTCCGGCACTTTGTCCGGTATTTACTCTTTCTTTGTACAACTCATATATAAGCACGTATCCTAAAAGTCTTTTATCTTCTTCATACTTAAATTCATTCAGTACCGAAAATATTGAACTTATTGTATTAAGTATAAAATCAGCTGAAAGTTCCTTATTTTTTTTAAATTGTTCTTTTAAATAATAAGCAAAATCTTTCAGAAAAATTTCCGTTCCGATTCCTTCTTCCCATATCCTGTCTATAAAGTCTATAAGC from Leptotrichia sp. OH3620_COT-345 includes the following:
- the dnaB gene encoding replicative DNA helicase, giving the protein MELFSENKNENELKIPYSIEAEEALLGSIFIKPDVVGDVIEIVSAADFYKNNYRIIFNEMLNVYNTGKIIDVLVIKDSLEYQNLLDEIGGEDILYDLTDVVPTAANAVTYAQIIKERSVQRQLIETGERITRMAYRGYDEVDKMLDKAESMIFKIAESKQKKDVVSLRELAGLKISSLDEMSKYKGGLRGMSSGFTDYDTLTSGFHGSDLIILAARPAMGKTAFALNLALNVAKSGKHVLIFSLEMGNEQLFERLLSIDSKIKLKSIKDGTLTNDDYTLLGNSMGRLSELPLYISDSSSVNILEIKAVARRLKAEGKLDFMLIDYLQLITPSEGSKKSREQEISEISRSLKIIAKELDIPIITLSQLSRSVESRTNKRPILSDLRESGAIEQDADMVMFLYREAYYQKEDQGQQGSQGFNDPNMPQSYTGQHSNSFEKINPEIESVEVIIGKHRSGPTGTIILGFRPSYQQFVNVISDARANMYPE
- the rplI gene encoding 50S ribosomal protein L9; translated protein: MKVKVILKDTIKGVGKKDEIVEVKDGYANNFLFAQNKAVPATPENINKLKNRNEKIKRNHDNDVKKASELKELLNSKEIVLKVKSGNNGKVFGSVGGKEIAEAIKEQLNIEIDKKKISSDSRMKELGEHDVEIKLHSEVKAIIKVKLEGQE